In Rhizophagus irregularis chromosome 12, complete sequence, a single window of DNA contains:
- a CDS encoding casein kinase I, with the protein MAMDLRVGNKYRIGRKIGSGSFGDIYLGTNIINGEEVAIKLESTKAKHPQLEYEAKVYKTLAGGVGIPFVRWYGTECDYNAMVIDLLGPSLEDLFNFCNRKFSLKTVLLLADQLISRIEYIHSKNFIHRDIKPDNFLMGIGKRGNQVNVIDFGLAKKYRDPKTHLHIPYRENKNLTGTARYASINTHLGVEQSRRDDLESLGYVMMYFCRGSLPWQGLKAATKKQKYDRIMEKKMTTPTELLCRTFPNEFAIYLNYTRSLRFDDKPDYSYLRKLFRDLFVREGFQYDYVFDWTIFKYEKDASKVHMPLAMPDDANGAVEQGEDDNKVQKRVTSRQTTGLVNEPTASTTRRTTNKPPLYNPGISGSRAAASSQQIQSGPSRITQVPRRNNKDAAPQPVPSDRLLRSQTKNNPASPNYMNFRVRKDESSGGNGQWSKGGTLKETKATRRDSNYFITVLKTFSERFNRSATSILDN; encoded by the exons ATGGCTATGGACTTGAGAGTAGGAAATAAATATCGGATAGGAAGGAAGATCGGTTCAGGTTCTTTTGGGGATATTTATCTCG GCACAAATATTATCAATGGTGAAGAGGTAGCCATTAAACTAGAATCTACAAAAGCTAAACATCCACAATTGGAATATGAGGCAAAAGTATATAAAACACTTGCCGGTGGTGTGGGAATTCCATTTGTTCGCTGGTATGGCACTGAGTGTGATTATAACGCAATGGTAATCGATTTATTGGGTCCATCCTTGGAGGatttgttcaatttttgtaATCGTAAATTTTCGCTAAAGACAGTGCTGTTATTAGCTGATCAATTG ATCTCTCGAATCGAATATATtcattctaaaaattttattcatcgAGATATCAAACCCGATAACTTTTTAATGGGTATTGGTAAACGTGGTAATCAAGTTAATGTAATTGATTTTGGTTTAGCCAAAAAATATCGCGATCCAAAAACACATTTACATATCCCTTATAGAGAAAATAAGAATTTGACAGGTACAGCTCGATATGCTAGCATCAATACTCATTTGGGAGTCG AACAATCCCGTCGTGATGATCTTGAATCACTGGGATATGTAATGATGTATTTTTGTCGCGGATCTCTTCCATGGCAAGGTCTTAAAGCTGCAACAAAGAAGCAAAAATATGATCGTATAATGGAAAAGAAAATGACCACGCCTACAGAACTTCTCTGTCGCACATTTCCCAATGAATTTGCTATTTATTTGAACTACACACGATCTCTTCGATTTGACGATAAACCTGATTATAGTTAtctaagaaaattatttagagATTTGTTTGTTCGTGAAGGATTTCAATATGATTACGTTTTTGATTggacaatttttaaatat gAAAAAGATGCAAGTAAAGTGCATATGCCATTAGCAATGCCGGACGATGCAAATGGAGCCGTCGAACAAGGTGAAGACGATAATAAGGTTCAAAAACGTGTTACTTCTCGACAAACCACTGGACTAGTAAATGAACCAACAGCTTCAACAACACGCAGAACTACAAACAAACCACCTCTGTATAATCCCGGTATCAGCGGTTCACGAGCTGCTGCATCATCTCAGCAAATTCAAAGTGGTCCTTCACGTATAACACAAGTCCCAAGGCGCAACAATAAAGATGCTGCTCCTCAACCTGTGCCTTCGGACAGATT ACTTCGTAGTCAAACTAAGAATAACCCAGCAAGTccaaattatatgaatttccGAGTTAGAAAAGATGAATCATCCGGCGGAAATGGGCAATG GTCGAAGGGAGGGACACTTAAAGAAACGAAAGCTACAAGACGGGATTCTAATTACTTTATAACTGTATTGAAAACCTTTAGCGAACGATTTAATCGATCTGCTACAAG CATTTTAGATAATTAG
- a CDS encoding casein kinase I variant 2 — protein MAMDLRVGNKYRIGRKIGSGSFGDIYLGTNIINGEEVAIKLESTKAKHPQLEYEAKVYKTLAGGVGIPFVRWYGTECDYNAMVIDLLGPSLEDLFNFCNRKFSLKTVLLLADQLISRIEYIHSKNFIHRDIKPDNFLMGIGKRGNQVNVIDFGLAKKYRDPKTHLHIPYRENKNLTGTARYASINTHLGVEQSRRDDLESLGYVMMYFCRGSLPWQGLKAATKKQKYDRIMEKKMTTPTELLCRTFPNEFAIYLNYTRSLRFDDKPDYSYLRKLFRDLFVREGFQYDYVFDWTIFKYEKDASKVHMPLAMPDDANGAVEQGEDDNKVQKRVTSRQTTGLVNEPTASTTRRTTNKPPLYNPGISGSRAAASSQQIQSGPSRITQVPRRNNKDAAPQPVPSDRLLRSQTKNNPASPNYMNFRVRKDESSGGNGQCERFNRSATRQEHFFLPEAIISTQYTLGGTVILIDLNFPEQKIAEVEMFNFSTILEFYYKSHQSPS, from the exons ATGGCTATGGACTTGAGAGTAGGAAATAAATATCGGATAGGAAGGAAGATCGGTTCAGGTTCTTTTGGGGATATTTATCTCG GCACAAATATTATCAATGGTGAAGAGGTAGCCATTAAACTAGAATCTACAAAAGCTAAACATCCACAATTGGAATATGAGGCAAAAGTATATAAAACACTTGCCGGTGGTGTGGGAATTCCATTTGTTCGCTGGTATGGCACTGAGTGTGATTATAACGCAATGGTAATCGATTTATTGGGTCCATCCTTGGAGGatttgttcaatttttgtaATCGTAAATTTTCGCTAAAGACAGTGCTGTTATTAGCTGATCAATTG ATCTCTCGAATCGAATATATtcattctaaaaattttattcatcgAGATATCAAACCCGATAACTTTTTAATGGGTATTGGTAAACGTGGTAATCAAGTTAATGTAATTGATTTTGGTTTAGCCAAAAAATATCGCGATCCAAAAACACATTTACATATCCCTTATAGAGAAAATAAGAATTTGACAGGTACAGCTCGATATGCTAGCATCAATACTCATTTGGGAGTCG AACAATCCCGTCGTGATGATCTTGAATCACTGGGATATGTAATGATGTATTTTTGTCGCGGATCTCTTCCATGGCAAGGTCTTAAAGCTGCAACAAAGAAGCAAAAATATGATCGTATAATGGAAAAGAAAATGACCACGCCTACAGAACTTCTCTGTCGCACATTTCCCAATGAATTTGCTATTTATTTGAACTACACACGATCTCTTCGATTTGACGATAAACCTGATTATAGTTAtctaagaaaattatttagagATTTGTTTGTTCGTGAAGGATTTCAATATGATTACGTTTTTGATTggacaatttttaaatat gAAAAAGATGCAAGTAAAGTGCATATGCCATTAGCAATGCCGGACGATGCAAATGGAGCCGTCGAACAAGGTGAAGACGATAATAAGGTTCAAAAACGTGTTACTTCTCGACAAACCACTGGACTAGTAAATGAACCAACAGCTTCAACAACACGCAGAACTACAAACAAACCACCTCTGTATAATCCCGGTATCAGCGGTTCACGAGCTGCTGCATCATCTCAGCAAATTCAAAGTGGTCCTTCACGTATAACACAAGTCCCAAGGCGCAACAATAAAGATGCTGCTCCTCAACCTGTGCCTTCGGACAGATT ACTTCGTAGTCAAACTAAGAATAACCCAGCAAGTccaaattatatgaatttccGAGTTAGAAAAGATGAATCATCCGGCGGAAATGGGCAATG CGAACGATTTAATCGATCTGCTACAAGGCAAGAACATTTTTTCCTGCCAGAAGCG ATAATTAGTACACAATATACACTGGGTGGAACTGTGATTTTAATAG ACTTGAATTTTCCGGAACAAAAAATTGCCGAGGtagaaatgtttaattttagtACTATACTcgaattttattacaaatctCATCAATCCCCTTCCtaa